The following are encoded in a window of Torulaspora globosa chromosome 4, complete sequence genomic DNA:
- a CDS encoding uncharacterized protein (ancestral locus Anc_3.491), which produces MSGYFSGFSFNKITDSISNAAHKTQDTLNNAIANVSDPHTKLSLKARTRYLQESFGTVGEISKLPPQYQSLERKVDALEKCLKRMLLVTRTFEIEGYDYPPNLTESISDWWSLNKDGWFSSSSKKSQKTKVDASDAFLPHSFAHAISKAAHDCNVVFKDLQEEEEGEEEDEDVVNITEMFDSWSKCYKNIDLGKSEMDSIIVKEFNNKIEKLINQDFKRAHDLRKKVENSRLKFDTVRYEMKLKEEKVGLSTKTKDSSGAETDLKTDDAATAKINIEEAAAEDKSEKAAGDNAANETGDAAPEAEATLDTEHAANIEDAKLLEELEDEFVSNTTAAVEAMGEISECSEILSLAKLFQNFQLVYYRQCVQEIEASLKTLSGLEGENS; this is translated from the coding sequence ATGTCAGGCTATTTCTCCGGTTTTTCATTTAACAAGATCACAGATTCGATCAGCAATGCTGCTCATAAGACGCAGGATACTTTAAATAATGCTATTGCTAATGTCAGTGATCCCCACACTAAGTTGTCTCTGAAAGCTCGCACAAGATACCTACAGGAGTCTTTTGGGACTGTTGGGGAGATTAGTAAATTGCCACCGCAATATCAATCTCTGGAAAGAAAAGTTGACGCTCTTGAGAAATGCCTGAAGAGAATGTTGTTGGTCACTAGGACCTTCGAGATTGAAGGTTACGATTATCCACCAAATTTGACTGAATCGATCTCCGATTGGTGGTCACTGAATAAGGACGGATGGTTCAGTTCTTCgtccaagaaatctcaaAAGACCAAGGTTGATGCATCTGACGCGTTCCTGCCTCATTCCTTCGCTCATGCCATCAGTAAGGCTGCTCATGACTGTAACGTGGTGTTCAAAGATttgcaagaggaagaagagggtgaagaagaagacgaggaTGTGGTCAACATAACTGAGATGTTTGATTCTTGGTCGAAGTGCTACAAGAACATCGACCTGGGTAAATCTGAAATGGATTCGATAATTGTTAAGGAGTTTAACAATAAAATTGAGAAGCTTATCAATCAAGACTTCAAAAGAGCCCATGATTTACGTAAGAAAGTTGAAAATTCACGACTAAAATTTGACACGGTCCGCTAtgagatgaaattgaaggaagagaaggtCGGCTTGTCGACCAAAACTAAGGACTCAAGCGGTGCTGAGACGGATTTGAAAACAGATGATGCTGCGACAGCGAAGATTaacatcgaagaagctgccGCGGAAGATAAATCGGAAAAGGCCGCTGGAGACAATGCTGCCAATGAAACTGGTGACGCTGCGCCTGAAGCCGAGGCCACGTTGGACACTGAGCATGCTGCCAACATCGAGGACGCCAAACTAttggaagaacttgagGATGAATTTGTCTCCAATACAACGGCTGCCGTCGAGGCCATGGGTGAAATTAGCGAATGTTCGGAGATTCTCAGTCTGGCTAAACTGTTCCAAAATTTCCAGCTCGTCTACTACAGACAATGTGTGCAGGAAATCGAGGCAAGTTTGAAGACACTGAGTGGACTTGAAGGTGAAAATAGCTAG
- the SYF2 gene encoding Syf2p (ancestral locus Anc_3.490), producing MSLEDYEQRFKELKRRSFEVSIKIGKIAEREAKEQAKIKRPRVYKMEADESEDRSSQDSAERRREKLMGYTIREYENWEKKLQEKEAKKEGANLQELAKYAYDKQLSKFRKYAGTPKSAKIQKDQKTGKIKISDDRQLVNRLASDLERTSKERYLARKKEMERRNVQATPGGYINDKNKQFNEKLDRQVKDVER from the coding sequence ATGAGTCTGGAGGACTATGAACAACGATTTAAAGAACTTAAGAGGCGAAGCTTTGAGGTCTCGATCAAAATCGGAAAGATCGCCGAAAGGGAAGCCAAGGAGCAGGCTAAAATAAAGAGGCCAAGAGTCTACAAGATGGAGGCGGATGAGAGCGAGGACCGGTCTTCGCAGGATAGCGCTGAAAGACGCAGGGAAAAGTTGATGGGTTACACTATAAGGGAATACGAAAACTGGGAAAAGAAACTGCAGGAGaaagaggccaagaaagaggGCGCAAACCTACAGGAACTGGCTAAATATGCATACGACAAGCAGTTAAGCAAGTTTAGGAAATATGCTGGAACGCCAAAATCTGCCAAAATCCAGAAAGATCAAAAGACAGGCAAGATAAAAATCAGTGACGATAGGCAGCTAGTCAACCGGCTGGCTAGCGATCTAGAAAGAACTTCGAAAGAGAGATATCTGGCACGGAAAAAGGAGATGGAAAGGAGAAATGTGCAAGCTACTCCCGGTGGATACATCAATGACAAGAACAAACAATTTAATGAGAAGCTAGATAGACAAGTAAAGGACGTGGAGCGCTAG
- the UTP8 gene encoding Utp8p (ancestral locus Anc_3.489) produces the protein MPSLSQSFRIAVLPRVSSLSNFDVQANNLQVAGDIEPISNKITIGISESAISQYVLNPTPKLVLSVPIPSTTMVTACDVSQTSDAQQTTDIWCYSLQAGKVHTLNVASRKGEDESLANLELGAKIKMKDQVVGIRINAKDKAIVVVLKCGLIQFYDFQLTLLHSLDMSYPDVGFIKFFQEHKKDFLFVLCSLPGNKICFKLFELNLPNYNQVPVKELSSVTLEDFSLKESKICYQSGRLYRLVNNKVLTYALPQCQLVQTAELPMVKEAAVISIQPISTNRILVTADNKVFLLDLSHNSTLFSRELSHLKTFQLLKSAVIDSHEQSASSNQRTFAIGVGTKSGKNPTSSLEIINVDVGTGTLKDSLGKGFNVSNEPSSHALKPLFSDDEGEIDEDERNLRDFNFKAIYQTLERNTNSVSSFDRIFQRELNIEKEHYTEADRFICDVEFLSKVVHLILKNFKEEYPKALTFLLTHPLFPVDCTPNLFARLREHPRLFKQAIVTCPNLPLKELLSELFSIRNRELSLDISIRILQDYTSDMIKQEMKGLSKVDIQNFIDFIISSRDDEVIRNSRQLFQLLSLVLDSIGLFALDLLLLNRLSEYIDSRVVIAERNSKLCDLIDDRQSSRGYYKSGTYATGTQGEAAPKYQVEFLELS, from the coding sequence ATGCCGTCACTCTCTCAATCTTTCAGAATAGCTGTTCTGCCTAGAGTGTCGTCCCTATCTAACTTCGATGTTCAGGCGAATAATCTGCAAGTAGCCGGCGACATTGAGCCCATCTCTAATAAGATAACCATTGGAATTTCTGAGTCGGCAATATCACAATATGTTTTGAATCCTACCCCCAAATTAGTGCTGAGCGTTCCAATACCATCCACTACAATGGTAACCGCCTGTGACGTGAGCCAGACCAGCGATGCACAGCAAACAACAGATATATGGTGCTATTCTCTCCAGGCTGGAAAGGTCCACACTTTAAATGTGGCCAGCAGAAAGGGGGAGGACGAAAGCCTGGCGAATCTAGAGCTCGGTGCCAAGATTAAGATGAAGGACCAAGTTGTCGGCATTCGGATCAACGCTAAGGATAAAGCTATTGTAGTAGTGCTGAAATGTGGCCTGATTCAGTTTTATGACTTCCAGTTGACGTTGCTGCACTCGTTGGATATGTCCTATCCTGATGTTGGCTTTATAAAGTTCTTCCAGGAGCATAAAAAGGACTTCTTATTCGTCTTGTGCAGTTTACCAGGTAATAAAATAtgcttcaagctttttgagTTGAATTTGCCCAATTACAACCAGGTACCAGTCAAGGAGTTGAGCTCGGTAACTTTGGAGGACTTTTCGCTAAAAGAGTCAAAGATTTGCTACCAGTCTGGTAGGCTCTACAGATTGGTTAATAACAAGGTGCTAACTTATGCTCTTCCACAATGCCAGCTGGTACAAACGGCTGAGCTTCCCATGGTAAAAGAAGCGGCTGTCATCTCCATTCAGCCTATTTCGACCAATAGGATTTTGGTTACAGCTGACAATAAGGTATTTCTATTGGATCTCTCTCACAACTCCACTCTATTCTCTAGAGAACTGTCCCATCTAAAGACTTTTCAATTACTCAAATCTGCAGTCATCGACTCTCACGAACAATCTGCGAGTTCCAACCAGAGGACGTTCGCTATCGGTGTCGGTACCAAGAGCGGCAAGAATCCTACCTCATCGTTAGAGATCATAAACGTGGATGTCGGAACAGGCACTCTCAAAGATTCGCTAGGTAAGGGGTTTAACGTGTCTAATGAACCCTCTTCCCATGCATTAAAACCGCTGTTCAGCGACGATGAAGgtgaaattgatgaagacgaaCGGAATCTTCGAGACTTCAATTTTAAGGCAATTTATCAAACTCTGGAGAGAAACACCAATAGCGTGTCTTCTTTCGATCGAATTTTCCAACGTGAGCTCAATATAGAAAAGGAACATTACACAGAAGCAGACAGATTCATATGTGACGTCGAGTTTCTGAGCAAGGTAGTGCATCTtatattgaaaaatttcaaagaggaATATCCAAAGGCATTAACATTTTTGCTCACTCATCCACTATTTCCAGTTGATTGTACGCCCAATTTGTTTGCACGACTAAGGGAGCATCCAAGACTCTTCAAGCAAGCCATTGTAACGTGTCCTAACCTGCCTCTGAAGGAGCTTCTTTCTGAGCTGTTTTCTATTAGAAACAGAGAGCTGTCGTTAGATATCTCGATAAGAATCCTTCAAGATTACACAAGTGACATGATTAAACAGGAGATGAAAGGGCTGAGCAAGGTTGACATACAGAATTTTATCGATTTCATAATATCCTCCCGCGACGACGAGGTCATACGAAACAGTCGCCAGCTATTTCAGCTTCTATCTCTCGTCCTCGACTCTATTGGTCTTTTTGCtctggatcttctgctATTAAATCGTCTCTCTGAGTACATCGACAGCCGAGTCGTCATTGCTGAAAGAAACAGCAAGCTATGCGATTTAATTGATGATAGACAAAGCTCCCGCGGGTACTATAAATCCGGGACTTATGCGACCGGCACACAGGGGGAAGCAGCtccaaaatatcaagtCGAATTTTTGGAGCTTTCATAG
- a CDS encoding bifunctional triacylglycerol lipase/ester hydrolase (ancestral locus Anc_3.488): MAIRAYLKSTYPTSIIHLKSINLRARAECPLFVWIPGNPGLMEYYEEFLMLVHRHRPDWEVLGISHAGFNTVEPVEERRKDGNVVFSLEQQIDHKLEIIREFSSPNRPLIIMGHSVGAYMVQKIAMSEKLVGKVIRTGLLTPTILDIHTSERGRLLSRAFYWLRSLPTLAGWGSSLLFDCFLPSLVTKTLLSIAMGCGLKSSPVLATEKLVKNSKFIKQALGLAAFEMQEIRTDWEFQRDFINHCNKNKISTWLLFSNSDHWVAESTREDLIRFYDQNYDQDRVTIHVCDIPHSFVLKHSKYLVDNFFVES, encoded by the coding sequence ATGGCAATCAGAGCGTATCTTAAATCAACATATCCAACTTCAATCATACACCTTAAGAGCATTAATTTACGGGCAAGAGCAGAATGTCCTTTGTTTGTGTGGATTCCCGGAAATCCTGGATTGATGGAGTATTATGAAGAGTTTTTGATGCTTGTACATCGCCACCGCCCAGATTGGGAGGTCTTGGGGATATCCCATGCTGGATTCAATACGGTTGAGCCTGTCGAGGAGCGGAGGAAGGACGGCAATGTCGTTTTCTCGCTGGAGCAGCAGATTGATCATAAGCTCGAGATAATTCGAGAATTTTCCTCTCCTAATAGGCCATTGATTATCATGGGCCACTCAGTGGGTGCCTATATGGTACAGAAGATTGCGATGTCTGAGAAACTTGTTGGGAAAGTGATTAGAACTGGGTTACTGACGCCCACCATATTAGACATCCATACCTCTGAGCGGGGACGTTTATTGAGCAGAGCGTTTTACTGGCTAAGAAGCCTACCAACTTTGGCTGGATGGGGCTCTAGTCTTTTATTTGATTGTTTTTTACCATCTTTGGTGACCAAGACTTTGTTATCAATTGCTATGGGATGTGGTCTGAAGAGTTCACCCGTATTGGCGACtgagaaacttgtcaaGAACAGCAAGTTTATCAAGCAGGCTTTAGGACTCGCCGCATTCGAAATGCAAGAAATAAGGACCGATTGGGagtttcaaagagattttaTCAACCACTGCAACAAGAACAAAATATCAACATGGTTACTGTTTAGCAACTCGGACCATTGGGTAGCTGAATCCACCAGAGAGGATCTAATAAGGTTCTACGACCAGAATTATGATCAAGATAGGGTCACGATTCATGTGTGTGACATCCCGCATTCTTTTGTTTTAAAACATTCCAAATACTTAGTTGATAACTTCTTTGTTGAAAGCTAG